One segment of Radiobacillus kanasensis DNA contains the following:
- a CDS encoding methyl-accepting chemotaxis protein, translating to MLNLKSVRTKFFTSLLFLSIVPLLIFGTIIFTQSNQNFATISQNNLTSAKDSLTSRFDQVSEELLMLSEIYAQDEALINNIQSGNRIDLSNYVVSIFERLNIEHRVDVFELGDSDGIVLFRGHNPEKFGDDKGDKPAIQAALQDKPVSGFEFGSSGLAVRAFVPIKENNEVIGTLQTGLDSHVVQSITEAIQGVQLNIMNLEGEVVVSSEEDHIGTKSEDQSALKAAIAGKEKYQETGDFMEYYFPLYDPTQTEVIGVVQMNQDQSTIQNMNQKLVITMIAIGVVTLIIVIITAFLMSRSFSKPIKQVTHLMEKIAKGQLNNEVDGLNRKDEFGQLAHSVQHTQENLRGMIEKITNLSNIVKKQSTLVKVACDELNSGSNQVASTMEELASGSEQQAHSSTDLAEQMKQFSKRIQQATENGDVVQEASTNVLEITKNGNQLMDQSISQMTNIYELVKDSVSKVEKLDSQSQQITTLINVIQDIANQTNLLALNAAIEAARAGEHGKGFAVVADEVRKLAEQVSDSVGEITGIVGNIQTESSNVAETLTKGYGEVDQGSKQIKETGKEFERIQQSMQDMVSNVLSITGHLGNISSESVQINNSIENIASVSQESAAGVEETSASVVQMSGLIEDISKNARSLEDLSDELEVMVKQFQL from the coding sequence TTGCTAAATTTAAAGTCAGTCAGAACTAAGTTTTTTACATCGCTATTATTTCTTTCTATCGTACCATTGCTTATATTTGGAACAATAATATTTACTCAGTCCAATCAAAATTTCGCGACGATTTCACAAAATAATCTTACATCAGCGAAGGATTCATTAACTAGTCGATTTGATCAAGTATCGGAAGAGCTTCTGATGTTGTCCGAAATTTACGCTCAAGATGAAGCACTAATAAATAATATTCAATCAGGAAACAGAATCGATCTTTCAAATTATGTAGTATCAATCTTCGAGAGGTTAAACATAGAACATCGTGTTGATGTATTCGAATTGGGAGATTCTGACGGAATCGTTTTGTTCCGCGGCCATAATCCAGAAAAATTTGGAGATGACAAGGGGGACAAGCCTGCGATACAAGCTGCTCTGCAAGATAAACCCGTATCTGGCTTTGAATTTGGGAGTAGCGGGCTAGCAGTTCGTGCCTTTGTTCCTATTAAAGAGAACAATGAGGTCATTGGAACCTTACAAACAGGTTTGGACAGCCATGTTGTTCAATCGATTACTGAGGCTATTCAAGGGGTTCAATTAAACATTATGAATCTTGAAGGGGAAGTCGTCGTTAGCTCTGAGGAAGATCATATTGGAACAAAAAGTGAGGATCAATCTGCGTTAAAGGCAGCTATAGCAGGTAAAGAAAAATACCAGGAAACCGGAGACTTTATGGAGTATTATTTCCCATTATATGATCCAACACAAACAGAGGTAATAGGCGTCGTTCAGATGAATCAGGATCAATCTACAATACAAAATATGAACCAAAAGCTTGTCATTACGATGATTGCTATAGGAGTAGTTACATTGATCATTGTTATTATAACGGCCTTTTTAATGAGTCGCAGCTTTTCTAAACCAATCAAACAAGTCACCCACCTAATGGAAAAAATTGCAAAAGGTCAATTAAACAATGAAGTGGATGGTTTGAATAGAAAAGATGAGTTTGGTCAATTAGCACATTCTGTCCAACATACGCAAGAAAATTTACGAGGTATGATTGAAAAAATTACGAACTTATCAAATATCGTTAAAAAGCAATCTACACTAGTAAAGGTAGCTTGTGATGAACTAAATTCTGGTAGTAATCAGGTAGCTTCTACTATGGAGGAGTTAGCATCTGGTTCGGAACAACAAGCTCATTCTTCAACAGATCTCGCTGAGCAAATGAAGCAGTTCTCTAAACGGATTCAACAAGCAACGGAAAATGGCGATGTTGTCCAAGAAGCTTCTACTAATGTTCTTGAAATAACGAAAAACGGCAATCAATTAATGGACCAGTCAATATCCCAAATGACGAATATCTATGAATTGGTCAAAGACTCCGTAAGTAAAGTAGAAAAATTGGACAGTCAATCACAACAAATTACAACTTTAATAAATGTCATTCAAGATATTGCCAATCAAACGAATTTATTAGCGTTAAATGCCGCAATTGAGGCAGCTAGAGCTGGTGAACACGGGAAAGGATTTGCGGTAGTTGCAGATGAAGTCCGTAAATTAGCAGAGCAAGTCTCTGATTCAGTTGGAGAGATAACAGGCATAGTTGGTAATATTCAAACAGAATCAAGCAATGTGGCTGAAACATTAACAAAAGGCTATGGAGAGGTCGATCAAGGGTCGAAGCAAATCAAAGAGACAGGAAAAGAATTTGAACGGATTCAGCAATCTATGCAAGATATGGTCTCAAATGTGCTAAGTATTACAGGTCATTTAGGTAATATCTCTTCAGAAAGTGTTCAAATAAACAATTCCATTGAAAATATTGCCTCTGTATCCCAAGAATCGGCAGCTGGTGTAGAAGAGACATCCGCATCCGTTGTGCAAATGAGTGGATTAATTGAGGATATTTCAAAAAATGCACGCTCTTTAGAGGATTTATCAGATGAATTAGAAGTCATGGTGAAACAGTTTCAATTATAA
- a CDS encoding TetR/AcrR family transcriptional regulator, giving the protein MAKGFSKQEKQFIYNKLIVEGKQLFSVFGIKKTSIAQLTNAVGIAQGSFYHFFLSKEELFFEILEIEEAEIKKKLLDKVSQEPMTRKAFKRMLLYSIELIDEHPVIKSLFQGESMEQLMRKLPPERIKQHIEQDEWALAPFLKKWQENDVLVDKDPAVITGVIRGFFTLLLNKEEIGETVYPEAVDLLAECLAAGLIREE; this is encoded by the coding sequence ATGGCTAAAGGGTTTAGTAAACAAGAGAAGCAATTTATCTATAACAAACTAATAGTAGAGGGAAAACAATTATTTAGTGTTTTTGGAATAAAGAAAACAAGTATTGCCCAATTAACAAATGCTGTGGGGATTGCACAGGGGTCGTTTTATCACTTTTTTTTATCTAAGGAAGAATTGTTTTTTGAAATTTTGGAAATAGAGGAAGCAGAGATAAAGAAGAAGCTACTGGATAAAGTTAGTCAAGAACCGATGACTCGCAAAGCTTTTAAGAGAATGCTGTTGTATAGCATTGAGTTGATTGATGAGCATCCTGTTATTAAAAGTCTTTTTCAAGGAGAGAGTATGGAGCAGCTTATGCGCAAGTTACCTCCAGAACGAATCAAGCAGCATATTGAACAAGATGAGTGGGCACTTGCTCCTTTCCTAAAAAAATGGCAAGAAAATGATGTATTGGTGGATAAAGATCCAGCTGTAATCACTGGTGTTATTCGAGGCTTCTTTACATTGTTACTGAACAAAGAGGAAATCGGGGAAACGGTGTATCCTGAAGCTGTCGATCTACTTGCCGAATGTTTAGCGGCTGGTCTAATTAGAGAGGAGTAG
- a CDS encoding ABC transporter ATP-binding protein encodes MIDVKNLVYRYPSKGEDILKGISFRVEKGQIFGFLGPSGAGKSTTQKILIGVLKGYAGSVRVAGQELKTLDSTYYERIGVGFEFPNFYQKFTGLENLKFFSRLYHNATEDPEQLLEKVGLKDAADVKFGNYSKGMKMRLNFCRVLLNNPDIIFLDEPTSGLDPVNAKKLKDLITKEKEKGKTIIITTHNMHTAEELCDHVAFIVDGKISVIDSPKQLKMANGKKELSVEYRNGGIVKTNVFSLDRLDENVKFQRILQHEIVTMHTKEATLEDIFIQTTGRTLV; translated from the coding sequence ATGATTGATGTGAAGAACCTCGTTTATCGTTACCCAAGTAAAGGGGAGGATATTCTGAAAGGTATTTCTTTTCGGGTTGAAAAGGGACAGATCTTTGGGTTTCTTGGTCCATCTGGTGCGGGAAAGAGTACGACACAAAAGATTTTGATTGGTGTATTAAAAGGGTATGCTGGCAGTGTTCGAGTTGCTGGTCAAGAATTGAAAACACTGGATTCCACTTACTATGAACGAATAGGTGTCGGATTTGAATTTCCAAACTTTTATCAGAAATTTACCGGACTTGAAAACTTGAAATTTTTTAGTCGCTTATATCATAATGCTACAGAAGACCCAGAGCAACTATTGGAGAAAGTAGGGCTTAAGGATGCTGCAGATGTTAAGTTTGGTAATTACTCAAAAGGGATGAAGATGCGTCTTAATTTTTGTAGGGTCTTGCTGAATAATCCCGATATAATATTCCTTGATGAACCAACATCTGGCCTAGATCCAGTTAACGCGAAAAAATTAAAGGATTTGATCACGAAAGAAAAAGAGAAAGGGAAGACGATTATTATTACGACACACAATATGCATACAGCTGAAGAGCTTTGTGATCATGTTGCGTTTATCGTTGATGGGAAGATTTCTGTAATAGATTCACCCAAGCAACTGAAAATGGCGAATGGAAAAAAAGAGCTAAGCGTTGAGTACCGTAATGGGGGAATTGTGAAAACTAACGTGTTTTCGCTTGATAGATTAGATGAAAACGTGAAGTTTCAGCGAATATTACAACATGAGATTGTGACTATGCATACGAAGGAAGCAACTTTAGAGGATATATTTATTCAAACAACAGGTAGGACACTGGTATGA
- a CDS encoding fluoroquinolone export ABC transporter permease subunit — translation MRVLELLKMDVQFQLRHGFYYAYALVTAFYICLLLLIPEAFVQTTSVLIVFTDPSVLGFFFVGGLVLLERDQSIFSTLYVTPLRIHEYLISKVSSLTFLATATSMFLFLVIHQASFHVVPFLLAVILCSTFFTLLGVNVAVRVQTVNTFLYISAALVVVFYLPLINYFHLYESPLFYILPTQAILLLMEGAFVQLSLSTYVYAVVVSIVWISVVYAWAYQSFQQFLKEKCFT, via the coding sequence ATGAGAGTACTAGAGTTGTTGAAAATGGATGTTCAGTTTCAGTTACGACATGGTTTTTATTATGCATATGCTCTTGTAACTGCTTTTTATATATGCTTGTTGCTTCTTATTCCAGAAGCATTTGTCCAAACTACTTCAGTACTCATTGTATTTACGGATCCATCTGTATTAGGCTTTTTCTTTGTTGGTGGACTCGTTTTACTCGAAAGAGACCAATCTATTTTTAGTACATTATATGTGACACCACTGCGAATTCACGAGTACTTAATTAGTAAAGTTTCGTCCTTAACCTTTCTAGCAACTGCTACAAGTATGTTTTTATTTTTAGTGATTCATCAGGCTTCATTTCATGTTGTACCATTTTTGCTAGCCGTTATCCTTTGTTCGACATTCTTTACATTGCTAGGAGTGAATGTAGCTGTTCGTGTACAGACAGTGAATACATTTCTATATATTTCAGCGGCTTTAGTTGTAGTCTTTTACCTGCCATTAATAAACTACTTTCATCTATACGAATCGCCTTTATTTTACATCTTACCAACGCAAGCGATTCTTTTGTTAATGGAAGGAGCTTTTGTTCAACTATCACTAAGTACATATGTGTATGCGGTTGTCGTATCCATTGTCTGGATAAGTGTGGTATATGCTTGGGCTTATCAATCTTTCCAACAATTTTTAAAAGAGAAATGTTTTACATAG
- a CDS encoding helix-turn-helix transcriptional regulator produces the protein MNDKTRLEALSTFLKTKRAQIKPESIGLPAGIRRRTPGLRREEVAQLAGVSTTWYTWLEQGRDIKVSSIVLDCISTALQLNKDEKDYLYDLALEAKSEITNQKKDQSELNPSLKRILSELTYCPTIITDRHCHIVGWNPASAHVFLDFEQIPNDQRNLIRLVFTRKEFKALAVNWEHFAKGFLAIFRTYYGHYLGDEWYNQFIKEMSYSHSEFQNLWQESEVSKAPDMIIEFRHAKAGKMLFNLTSLQVQGDMDLRCSIYTPVEKTDTENKLKRLMKKVSGEN, from the coding sequence ATGAATGATAAAACTAGGCTTGAAGCTTTATCGACATTCTTAAAAACAAAGCGTGCCCAAATTAAGCCAGAGTCTATTGGATTACCTGCTGGCATACGGAGAAGGACACCAGGATTACGGCGGGAAGAAGTTGCACAATTAGCAGGGGTAAGTACCACTTGGTATACATGGCTAGAGCAAGGAAGAGATATAAAGGTTTCTTCAATTGTACTAGATTGTATTTCTACAGCTCTACAATTAAATAAGGATGAAAAAGACTACTTATATGACCTAGCATTAGAGGCGAAATCTGAAATCACCAATCAAAAAAAGGATCAATCAGAGCTTAACCCTTCTTTAAAGCGAATACTATCTGAATTAACATATTGTCCGACTATTATTACGGATCGACATTGCCATATTGTGGGCTGGAATCCTGCATCTGCTCATGTTTTCTTAGATTTTGAACAAATACCGAATGACCAAAGAAATTTGATTCGTTTAGTGTTCACTAGAAAAGAATTTAAAGCATTGGCCGTCAATTGGGAACATTTTGCAAAAGGTTTTCTTGCTATTTTCCGTACCTATTACGGACACTATTTAGGCGATGAATGGTACAACCAATTTATTAAAGAAATGAGTTATTCACATTCAGAATTCCAAAATTTATGGCAAGAAAGTGAAGTAAGTAAGGCTCCAGATATGATAATTGAATTCAGACATGCTAAAGCAGGAAAAATGTTGTTTAATTTAACTTCGCTTCAAGTTCAAGGTGATATGGATTTACGGTGTAGTATCTACACACCAGTAGAGAAAACAGATACAGAAAATAAATTAAAGCGATTGATGAAAAAGGTTTCCGGTGAAAATTAA